Proteins from a genomic interval of Mycolicibacterium grossiae:
- a CDS encoding MMPL family transporter — protein MQFIARLALAAPRLILLAAAVVAIAAGVYGIHVTKSLSAAGFRDPGAESSRVADLMADRFGQGDLQMVLTVDAAASPGGARGAAAQAVGHDVVDGVRGYPFVATVASPWTVPAATANALLSSDGSTGLVVIGIDGDGSDAQRHAGELAERFAGTRGDVTVTAGGPAMAYVEVNRQSERDLLTMEALALPFTFLILIGVFGGLLAAAIPLAVGIWAIVGSTALLRLLTAVTDVSTFALNLTIAMGLALAVDYTLLIVSRFREERAAGAPVEAALCQTMATAGRTVVFSATTVGLSMVALALFPMYFLRSFAYAGITVVALTALAALVIAPAAIVVLGDRLDAVDLRRYARRVLGRPGAARTVDDTFWYRTARFATRRAVAVGIGVTVLLLTLGAPFLDVKWGFPDERMLPASASARQVGDQLRTEFGYDPSTAMTIVVPDADDVAAVEMSRFARDLSATYYVTSVSAPTGTFVSGALRGPPSAPTGVADGSAFLTVTSTAPVVTDETPSPLDWMRSVVGPDGRPFLIGGIAQVTHDNAEAISSRLPLVLLVIGAITFGLLFLLTGSLLLPIKAVVLNVLSLTATFGALVWIFQEGALGALGTTATGSLVAHVPVLLFCIAFGLSMDYEVFLLSRIREYWLEGGRRTRADNDEAIALGLSRTGRIVTAAALLMAVSFAALMASEVSIMRMFGLGLTLAVLVDATLVRMLLVPAFMHLMGPRNWWAPDGMRRWHDRFGLRECGPVRLRAARGRHRMPSEMVRVRH, from the coding sequence CTGCAGTTCATCGCCCGTCTGGCGCTCGCCGCGCCACGACTGATCCTCCTCGCTGCCGCCGTGGTGGCCATCGCCGCCGGCGTCTACGGCATCCACGTGACGAAGTCGTTGTCGGCCGCCGGCTTCCGCGATCCCGGCGCCGAGTCCTCCCGGGTGGCCGACCTGATGGCCGACCGCTTCGGGCAGGGCGACCTGCAGATGGTGCTGACCGTCGACGCCGCGGCCAGTCCCGGCGGCGCTCGCGGCGCCGCGGCGCAGGCCGTCGGCCACGACGTCGTCGACGGCGTGCGGGGCTACCCGTTCGTCGCCACCGTCGCGTCCCCGTGGACGGTGCCCGCGGCGACGGCCAACGCGCTACTCAGCTCCGACGGCAGCACCGGCCTGGTGGTGATCGGGATCGACGGCGACGGCAGCGACGCTCAGCGGCACGCCGGGGAACTCGCCGAGCGGTTCGCCGGTACCCGGGGCGACGTCACCGTGACCGCGGGTGGCCCGGCGATGGCCTACGTCGAGGTGAACCGGCAGTCCGAGCGCGACCTGCTGACGATGGAGGCGCTGGCGCTGCCCTTCACCTTCCTCATCCTCATCGGGGTGTTCGGTGGGTTGCTCGCCGCGGCCATTCCCCTGGCCGTCGGGATCTGGGCGATCGTCGGGTCGACGGCGCTGCTGCGGCTGCTGACGGCGGTCACCGACGTGTCGACGTTCGCGCTGAACCTGACCATCGCGATGGGGTTGGCGCTGGCCGTCGACTACACGCTGCTGATCGTCAGCCGGTTCCGCGAGGAGCGCGCGGCCGGCGCCCCGGTCGAGGCCGCGCTGTGCCAGACCATGGCGACCGCCGGGCGGACGGTGGTGTTCTCGGCGACGACGGTCGGCCTGTCGATGGTCGCGCTCGCGCTGTTCCCGATGTACTTCCTGCGCTCCTTCGCCTACGCCGGCATCACCGTGGTGGCGCTGACTGCGCTGGCGGCGCTGGTGATCGCCCCGGCGGCGATCGTGGTGCTGGGCGACCGGCTCGACGCGGTGGACCTGCGCCGGTATGCGCGGCGGGTGCTGGGTCGGCCCGGCGCGGCGCGCACCGTGGACGACACGTTCTGGTACCGCACCGCGCGATTCGCGACGCGGCGGGCGGTGGCGGTGGGCATCGGGGTCACCGTGCTGCTGCTGACCCTCGGAGCGCCGTTCCTGGACGTCAAGTGGGGTTTCCCGGACGAACGGATGCTGCCGGCCTCGGCGTCGGCCCGCCAGGTGGGCGACCAGCTGCGCACCGAGTTCGGCTACGACCCGTCGACGGCGATGACGATCGTCGTGCCGGACGCCGATGACGTTGCCGCAGTGGAGATGTCGCGGTTCGCGCGCGACCTGTCCGCCACCTATTACGTGACGTCGGTGTCGGCGCCGACCGGGACGTTCGTGTCCGGGGCCCTGCGGGGGCCGCCGTCGGCGCCGACCGGGGTGGCCGACGGCAGCGCGTTCCTCACCGTCACCTCCACGGCGCCGGTCGTCACCGACGAGACGCCGAGCCCGCTGGACTGGATGCGCTCGGTGGTCGGACCGGACGGCCGCCCGTTCCTCATCGGCGGCATCGCGCAGGTGACGCACGACAACGCCGAGGCCATCAGCTCACGACTTCCGTTGGTGCTGTTGGTGATCGGCGCCATCACGTTCGGGCTGCTGTTCCTGCTCACCGGCAGCCTGCTGCTGCCGATCAAGGCCGTCGTTCTCAACGTGCTGTCGCTGACGGCGACGTTCGGGGCGCTGGTGTGGATCTTCCAGGAGGGGGCGCTCGGGGCGCTGGGCACCACGGCGACGGGATCGCTGGTGGCGCACGTGCCGGTGCTGTTGTTCTGCATCGCCTTTGGCCTCTCGATGGACTACGAGGTGTTCCTGCTCAGCCGCATCCGGGAGTACTGGTTGGAGGGTGGTCGGCGGACCCGGGCCGACAACGACGAGGCGATCGCACTCGGTCTGTCACGCACGGGGCGCATCGTCACGGCGGCCGCGCTGCTGATGGCGGTGTCCTTCGCCGCGCTGATGGCGTCCGAGGTGTCGATCATGCGGATGTTCGGGCTGGGGTTGACGCTGGCGGTGCTCGTGGACGCGACGCTGGTCCGGATGCTGCTGGTGCCTGCCTTCATGCACCTGATGGGGCCGCGGAACTGGTGGGCGCCGGACGGGATGCGCCGCTGGCACGACCGCTTCGGGCTGCGCGAGTGCGGCCCGGTCCGCCTGCGCGCCGCGCGTGGCCGGCACCGCATGCCGTCGGAGATGGTGCGGGTCCGGCACTAA
- a CDS encoding acyl-CoA dehydrogenase gives MSTSALAITDEHRALADSASGQLKRLDARGGARATLDGGPTHPAAVWQAAADLGWQGLAVAEEYGGSGFGLAEVAVVLEVLGRHLCPGPFLPTVSAAAVIGASGSATLRRALLPGLADGSRVAALGTSGSVTVDGGTAHGECAAVLGAPDADVLVLVAGGDVVVVDAGAEGVVVTSCEALDTTRSIGTVTLDGAAVAGERVLPGAAERARSAFRTLAAAEAVGISWATLEMAVDYAMVREQFGRTIGTFQAVKHHAANMLVAAEQATAAAWDAARADDLDGAWFAAAVAAAHAIGAQVANAELNVQLHGGIGFTWEHDAHLYLRRARTLAALIADAGDPLLDVVAGRRTGRAAGASFTLPPEADAFRAAARDAVATLRSLPEQARRDALVDSGYLVPHWPRPWGRDADVLEQLVIEEEFAGVERADLGITGWVTLTIAQAGTDEQRERWVEPVLRGQVMWCQLFSEPGAGSDAAAVRTAAVRVDGGWRVTGQKVWTSLAHQCQWGLATVRTDPDAAKHAGVTMMAIDMSAPGVTVNPLRGMTGHAHFNEVFFDDVFVPDADVVGDVNRGWLVARAALGNERISIGGGSSAPTGFTVDDLVALLDGVAPETAAAYVRRAGEVIAEAHTLRLLNLRRVTRAISGAEPGPEGNVTKLVLAEQSQRLTELGMDLAGVGAVTGRFPELAVTYLGNRAMTIAGGTSEITRNTIAERILGLPRDPLLK, from the coding sequence GTGAGCACCTCCGCCCTGGCCATCACCGACGAGCACCGCGCCCTCGCCGACTCGGCATCAGGCCAGCTCAAACGCCTGGACGCCCGCGGCGGCGCCCGCGCCACGCTCGACGGTGGACCCACCCACCCCGCCGCGGTGTGGCAGGCCGCGGCCGACCTCGGCTGGCAGGGTCTCGCCGTCGCCGAGGAGTACGGCGGCTCGGGCTTCGGCCTGGCCGAGGTGGCGGTGGTGCTGGAGGTGCTGGGGCGACACCTGTGCCCCGGGCCGTTCCTGCCGACGGTGTCCGCGGCCGCCGTCATCGGGGCGAGCGGATCGGCGACGCTGCGCCGCGCCCTGCTGCCCGGACTCGCCGACGGGTCGCGCGTCGCGGCGCTCGGCACGTCGGGTTCGGTGACCGTCGACGGCGGGACGGCACACGGCGAGTGCGCGGCGGTGCTCGGCGCCCCGGACGCCGACGTGCTGGTGCTCGTCGCGGGCGGCGACGTCGTCGTCGTCGACGCCGGTGCCGAGGGCGTCGTCGTCACGTCCTGCGAGGCGCTCGACACCACCCGCAGCATCGGCACGGTGACGCTCGACGGCGCAGCCGTCGCCGGCGAGCGGGTTCTTCCGGGCGCGGCCGAGCGGGCCCGCAGCGCGTTCCGCACCCTGGCGGCGGCCGAGGCCGTCGGAATCAGCTGGGCGACACTGGAGATGGCGGTCGACTACGCGATGGTCCGCGAACAGTTCGGCCGCACGATCGGCACGTTCCAGGCGGTCAAGCACCACGCCGCCAACATGCTGGTGGCCGCCGAGCAGGCGACCGCCGCGGCCTGGGACGCCGCCCGCGCCGACGACCTGGACGGGGCGTGGTTCGCCGCCGCGGTGGCCGCCGCGCACGCGATCGGAGCGCAGGTCGCCAACGCGGAGCTGAACGTGCAGTTGCACGGCGGGATCGGCTTCACCTGGGAACACGATGCCCATCTGTATCTGCGTCGCGCCCGCACGCTCGCCGCGCTGATCGCCGACGCCGGCGATCCCCTGCTCGACGTCGTCGCCGGCCGGCGCACCGGCCGGGCCGCCGGCGCGTCGTTCACGCTGCCGCCGGAGGCCGACGCGTTCCGGGCCGCGGCCCGCGACGCCGTCGCGACGCTGCGGTCCCTGCCGGAGCAGGCGCGACGCGACGCCCTCGTCGACTCCGGCTATCTGGTGCCGCACTGGCCCCGTCCGTGGGGACGCGACGCCGACGTGCTCGAACAGCTGGTCATCGAGGAGGAATTCGCCGGCGTCGAGCGGGCGGACCTGGGGATCACCGGCTGGGTGACCCTGACCATCGCGCAGGCCGGCACCGACGAGCAGCGGGAACGTTGGGTCGAACCCGTGCTGCGCGGCCAGGTGATGTGGTGCCAGTTGTTCTCCGAGCCGGGTGCGGGCTCCGACGCCGCTGCGGTGCGGACGGCCGCGGTCCGCGTCGACGGCGGGTGGCGGGTCACCGGCCAGAAGGTGTGGACGAGCCTCGCGCACCAGTGCCAGTGGGGACTGGCGACGGTGCGTACCGATCCCGACGCCGCCAAGCACGCCGGCGTCACGATGATGGCCATCGACATGAGCGCGCCCGGCGTCACGGTGAACCCGTTGCGCGGCATGACCGGGCACGCGCACTTCAACGAGGTCTTCTTCGACGACGTGTTCGTACCGGACGCCGACGTCGTGGGTGACGTGAACCGCGGTTGGCTCGTCGCGCGCGCGGCGCTCGGGAACGAACGCATCTCGATCGGCGGCGGCTCCTCGGCGCCGACCGGTTTCACCGTGGACGACCTCGTCGCGTTGCTGGACGGTGTCGCGCCGGAGACGGCGGCGGCTTACGTCCGTCGGGCCGGCGAGGTGATCGCCGAGGCGCACACGCTGCGGCTGCTCAACCTGCGTCGGGTGACGCGGGCGATCTCCGGAGCCGAACCCGGGCCGGAGGGCAACGTCACCAAGCTGGTGCTGGCCGAACAGTCGCAGCGGCTGACCGAACTGGGCATGGACCTGGCCGGGGTGGGTGCCGTCACCGGACGGTTCCCCGAACTCGCCGTCACCTACCTGGGGAACCGGGCCATGACGATCGCGGGCGGGACGTCGGAGATCACGCGCAACACGATCGCCGAACGGATCCTCGGGCTGCCGCGCGATCCGCTGCTGAAGTAA